One part of the Vicia villosa cultivar HV-30 ecotype Madison, WI linkage group LG6, Vvil1.0, whole genome shotgun sequence genome encodes these proteins:
- the LOC131608908 gene encoding receptor-like protein kinase FERONIA, giving the protein MEKYSTMTNSINKKLNTKITILSFFILLYPLVANSYKPDYILAINCGSTTTTALDNRTWVGDIIDNTNLFSFIEPQQEPNSLSNTETPYTSARVSLSNFTYSFSSINSSPVFIRLHFYPTSYQNFEPSNANFSVKVNNNLTLLKNFNPLHWLQYDDEKITKEFCIHIEPYENLDITFIPNSTKSNPYYAFINGIEIVSMPSFLYYTDLDDTNYHLNLLGFDDSASEFPVRNDKALETVYRVNVGDNQVPPNDDTGMFRNWDNDFPLYLEKQYPKSVSTAFGYHLNYVNNTIPNYTAPEAVYLTAKSYGMNETHNYNVTWNFEVDSAFIYMVRLHFCEFDSHIKNPGDKVFQIFINDILAEEKADVISWSGGNKIPVHKDYAVTMDTLKGSSQNERANLSIKLQRAPKTILTRYHDVLLNGIEILKVSDNSNNFAGLNPKYLSPLPVSNKQPRSKKSILLVGSSCLLLTFVVVGTLFWLRRRVKNGMGDDNRSKTKNGGSQSLPPHLCRYFTIMEIKAATNNFDDAFIIGVGGFGNVYKGFIDGSTQVAIKRLKQGSQQGANEFMNEIELLSQLRHIHLVSLVGYCNDGIEMILVYEFMQHGTLCEYLYGSNNQPLPWKLRLDILLGAARGLNYLHAEVKHKIIHRDVKSTNILLDEKWVAKVSDFGLSKVGPTGISTTHVSTMVKGSLGYLDPEYYMLQRLTLKSDVYSFGVVLLEVLCARPPLVRDLDKKTASLVCWFQKCYDEGVAIEQIIDPFLRGSITNECLECYCKLALSCLHDDGTQRPSMSQVVGDLEFALQLVVRKGDNQFGTTQKEETLVKIPQFSQFMSDEESDIHFARSHSYKESTASARLNTQNYSFFDIGNQRPRSHSSENLKVYI; this is encoded by the coding sequence ATGGAAAAATACTCTACTATGACAAACTCCATAAACAAAAAACTTAACACTAAAATAACCATATTGTCTTTCTTTATCCTACTATATCCTCTAGTTGCTAACTCATACAAACCAGATTACATTTTAGCCATCAATTGTGGTTCAACCACCACTACTGCCTTAGATAATCGAACTTGGGTTGGTGACATTATTGATAACACAAATCTTTTTTCCTTCATTGAGCCACAACAAGAACCTAATTCCCTTTCAAATACCGAAACTCCATACACATCAGCACGTGTCTCTCTCTCAAATTTCACTTACTCATTTTCTAGCATCAATAGTTCTCCTGTTTTTATTCGCCTTCATTTTTACCCAACTTCTTATCAAAACTTTGAACCCTCCAATGCAAATTTTTCTGTCAAAGTAAACAACAACCTTACCCTTCTTAAAAACTTCAACCCTTTACATTGGCTTCAATATGATGATGAAAAAATCACCAAAGAATTTTGCATCCATATCGAACCATATGAGAATCTAGACATAACTTTCATTCCCAACAGCACAAAATCGAATCCTTATTATGCTTTTATTAACGGAATCGAAATCGTGTCTATGCCTTCTTTTCTCTATTATACTGATCTCGATGATACAAACTATCATTTAAACTTACTTGGCTTTGACGACAGTGCTAGCGAATTTCCAGTTCGTAACGACAAAGCATTGGAGACGGTTTATAGAGTGAATGTTGGTGATAATCAAGTTCCACCAAATGATGATACCGGTATGTTTCGTAATTGGGACAACGATTTTCCTCTTTACTTGGAGAAACAATATCCAAAATCTGTATCAACTGCTTTTGGTTACCATCTCAACTATGTAAACAATACGATTCCAAATTATACTGCACCAGAAGCTGTTTACTTAACTGCAAAAAGTTAtggaatgaatgaaacacacaatTATAATGTAACTTGGAACTTTGAAGTTGATTCTGCTTTTATTTACATGGTAAGGTTACATTTTTGTGAGTTTGATTCGCATATCAAGAATCCAGGCGATAAAGTATTTCAGATTTTCATAAATGATATTTTGGCTGAGGAAAAGGCTGATGTGATAAGTTGGAGTGGTGGTAACAAGATTCCTGTTCATAAGGATTATGCTGTGACTATGGACACTCTAAAAGGAAGTTCTCAAAATGAAAGAGCTAATCTTTCAATCAAGTTACAACGAGCACCAAAAACTATCCTCACACGATACCACGATGTCTTACTGAATGGAATTGAGATTTTGAAAGTAAGTGATAACAGTAACAATTTTGCAGGATTAAATCCCAAATATTTATCTCCATTGCCAGTATCAAATAAACAACCAAGGTCAAAGAAATCAATCTTATTGGTTGGATCTTCATGTCTCTTGCTAACATTTGTTGTTGTGGGAACACTGTTTTGGCTAAGGAGAAGGGTTAAGAATGGTATGGGAGATGATAACAGGTCGAAGACAAAGAATGGAGGGTCACAATCTTTGCCTCCCCATTTGTGCCGATATTTCACAATCATGGAGATCAAAGCAGCCACAAACAACTTCGATGATGCTTTCATCATTGGTGTTGGAGGATTTGGCAACGTCTACAAAGGCTTCATTGATGGATCCACACAAGTTGCGATAAAACGCCTTAAACAAGGCTCTCAACAAGGTGCCAACGAGTTCATGAACGAGATCGAGTTACTATCCCAACTTCGCCACATTCACTTGGTATCTCTAGTCGGATATTGCAACGATGGCATTGAGATGATTCTGGTTTATGAGTTTATGCAACACGGTACTCTCTGTGAGTATCTCTATGGTTCCAATAACCAACCTCTACCGTGGAAGTTAAGGCTTGACATTCTATTAGGTGCAGCAAGAGGGTTGAATTATCTTCATGCTGAGGTAAAACACAAGATAATACATCGTGACGTGAAGAGCACCAACATATTGTTGGATGAAAAATGGGTGGCTAAGGTTTCTGACTTCGGGTTATCCAAGGTTGGACCGACGGGGATATCGACCACACATGTTAGCACAATGGTGAAGGGTAGTCTTGGGTATTTAGATCCTGAGTATTATATGCTCCAAAGGCTGACTCTAAAATCAGACGTGTACTCGTTCGGTGTGGTGCTTCTTGAGGTGTTGTGTGCTAGACCACCTTTGGTTCGTGATTTGGATAAGAAGACTGCTAGTCTAGTTTGTTGGTTTCAAAAATGTTATGATGAAGGTGTGGCAATTGAACAAATAATAGATCCTTTTCTAAGGGGTTCTATCACGAATGAGTGTTTGGAATGCTATTGCAAGTTGGCATTGAGTTGTTTGCATGATGATGGAACTCAACGACCCTCAATGAGTCAAGTGGTTGGTGATTTAGAGTTTGCTTTGCAATTGGTGGTGAGGAAGGGAGATAACCAATTTGGTACAACCCAAAAAGAGGAAACACTTGTGAAAATACCACAGTTCTCTCAGTTTATGAGCGATGAAGAGAGTGACATTCATTTTGCTAGATCACACTCATACAAGGAGAGCACAGCCTCAGCGAGGCTAAATACTCAAAATTATTCTTTCTTTGATATTGGAAATCAACGACCACGATCACATTCGAGTGAAAACCTCAAAGTCTACATTTAG